One window from the genome of Canis lupus dingo isolate Sandy chromosome 15, ASM325472v2, whole genome shotgun sequence encodes:
- the MGAT4C gene encoding alpha-1,3-mannosyl-glycoprotein 4-beta-N-acetylglucosaminyltransferase C isoform X3 translates to MFKFCQMKHIFEILDKMRCLRKRSTVSFLGVLVIFLLFMNLYIEDSYVLEGDKQLIRETSTHQLNSERYVHTFKDLSNFSGAINVTYRYLAATPLQRKRFLTIGLSSVKRKKGNYLLETIKSIFEQSSYEELKEISVVVHLADFNSSWRDVMVQDITQKFAHHIIAGRLIVIHAPEEYYPILDGLKRNYNDPEDRVRFRSKQNVDYAFLLNFCANTSDYYVMLEDDVRCSKNFLTAIKKVITSLEGTYWVTLEFSKLGYIGKLYHSHDLPRLAHFLLMFYQEMPCDWLLTHFRGLLAQKNVIRFKPSLFQHMGYYSSYKGTENKLKDDDFEEESFDIPDNPPANLYTNMNVFENYEASKAYSSVDEYFWGKPPSTGDVFVIIFENPILIKKIKVSTGTEDRQNDILHHGALDVGDNVVDLKQSRQCVTYLRLGEFKNGNFEMSEVNQKIPFDIHCIRIYVTKTQKEWLIIRSISIWTS, encoded by the exons AtgtttaaattttgtcaaatgaagcatatttttgaaatacttgATAAAATGAGATGCCTGCGAAAACGTTCCACAGTGTCATTCTTGGGAGTTcttgtcattttccttctctttatgaaCTTGTACATTGAAGACAGCTATGTTCTG GAAGGAGACAAACAACTTATAAGGGAAACATCCACACATCAACTGAATTCAGAACGTTATGTGCATACTTTCAAAGACCTATCTAATTTCTCAGGAGCCATCAATGTCACCTATCGCTACTTAGCTGCCACACCTTTACAAAGAAAGC GGTTTCTTACAATTGGACTTTCATCAGTGAAacgaaaaaaaggaaactatttacTTGAGACAATCAAGTCAATTTTTGAGCAATCCAGCTACGAAGAGCTGAAGGAAATTTCGGTGGTGGTTCACCTAGCGGACTTTAATTCATCCTGGCGTGATGTCATGGTCCAGGATATTACACAGAAATTTGCCCACCATATCATTGCAGGAAGATTAATAGTTATACATGCTCCAGAGGAATATTACCCAATCCTGGATGGCCTTAAAAGAAATTACAATGATCCAGAAGACAGAGTCAGATTTCGTTCCAAGCAAAACGTAGATTATgcttttctgcttaatttttgtgccaatactTCAGACTATTATGTAATGCTTGAAGATGACGTTCGATGTTCAAAAAATTTCTTAACTGCCATCAAGAAAGTCATTACCTCCCTAGAAGGAACCTACTGGGTAACTCTTGAGTTCTCTAAGCTTGGCTACATTGGAAAACTTTATCATTCTCATGATCTCCCACGTTTGGCAcactttttattaatgttttatcaAGAAATGCCTTGTGATTGGCTATTAACTCATTTCCGGGGTCTTTTAGCTCAGAAAAATGTGATCCGTTTTAAACCATCTCTCTTTCAGCACATGGGTTATTACTCATCATATAAAGGGACTGAGAATAAGCTGAAGGATGATGATTTTGAAGAAGAGTCATTTGACATCCCTGATAACCCTCCTGCAAATCTATATACCAACatgaatgtttttgaaaattatgaagCAAGCAAGGCGTATAGTAGTGTTGATGAGTACTTTTGGGGGAAACCACCTTCAACAGGAGATGTCTTTGTGATTATATTTGAAAAtccaattttaattaaaaaaattaaagtgagtACTGGAACAGAAGATCGACAAAATGACATTTTACATCATGGAGCCCTAGATGTTGGGGATAATGTTGTAGATCTCAAACAAAGTAGACAATGTGTTACTTACTTAAGACTAGGGGAattcaaaaatggaaattttgaaaTGTCAGAGGTGAATCAAAAAATTCCATTTGATATACATTGTATAAGGATATATGTTACCAAAACACAAAAGGAATGGCTGATTATTAGGAGTATTAGCATTTGGACTTCTTAG
- the MGAT4C gene encoding alpha-1,3-mannosyl-glycoprotein 4-beta-N-acetylglucosaminyltransferase C isoform X1 yields MNNIKEITLPHTLEVRSGNVTSSYGQFPDRMFKFCQMKHIFEILDKMRCLRKRSTVSFLGVLVIFLLFMNLYIEDSYVLEGDKQLIRETSTHQLNSERYVHTFKDLSNFSGAINVTYRYLAATPLQRKRFLTIGLSSVKRKKGNYLLETIKSIFEQSSYEELKEISVVVHLADFNSSWRDVMVQDITQKFAHHIIAGRLIVIHAPEEYYPILDGLKRNYNDPEDRVRFRSKQNVDYAFLLNFCANTSDYYVMLEDDVRCSKNFLTAIKKVITSLEGTYWVTLEFSKLGYIGKLYHSHDLPRLAHFLLMFYQEMPCDWLLTHFRGLLAQKNVIRFKPSLFQHMGYYSSYKGTENKLKDDDFEEESFDIPDNPPANLYTNMNVFENYEASKAYSSVDEYFWGKPPSTGDVFVIIFENPILIKKIKVSTGTEDRQNDILHHGALDVGDNVVDLKQSRQCVTYLRLGEFKNGNFEMSEVNQKIPFDIHCIRIYVTKTQKEWLIIRSISIWTS; encoded by the exons GAGATTACACTTCCCCACACGCTTGAAGTCAGGAGTGGTAATGTGACTAGTAGTTATGGCCAGTTCCCT GATAGAAtgtttaaattttgtcaaatgaagcatatttttgaaatacttgATAAAATGAGATGCCTGCGAAAACGTTCCACAGTGTCATTCTTGGGAGTTcttgtcattttccttctctttatgaaCTTGTACATTGAAGACAGCTATGTTCTG GAAGGAGACAAACAACTTATAAGGGAAACATCCACACATCAACTGAATTCAGAACGTTATGTGCATACTTTCAAAGACCTATCTAATTTCTCAGGAGCCATCAATGTCACCTATCGCTACTTAGCTGCCACACCTTTACAAAGAAAGC GGTTTCTTACAATTGGACTTTCATCAGTGAAacgaaaaaaaggaaactatttacTTGAGACAATCAAGTCAATTTTTGAGCAATCCAGCTACGAAGAGCTGAAGGAAATTTCGGTGGTGGTTCACCTAGCGGACTTTAATTCATCCTGGCGTGATGTCATGGTCCAGGATATTACACAGAAATTTGCCCACCATATCATTGCAGGAAGATTAATAGTTATACATGCTCCAGAGGAATATTACCCAATCCTGGATGGCCTTAAAAGAAATTACAATGATCCAGAAGACAGAGTCAGATTTCGTTCCAAGCAAAACGTAGATTATgcttttctgcttaatttttgtgccaatactTCAGACTATTATGTAATGCTTGAAGATGACGTTCGATGTTCAAAAAATTTCTTAACTGCCATCAAGAAAGTCATTACCTCCCTAGAAGGAACCTACTGGGTAACTCTTGAGTTCTCTAAGCTTGGCTACATTGGAAAACTTTATCATTCTCATGATCTCCCACGTTTGGCAcactttttattaatgttttatcaAGAAATGCCTTGTGATTGGCTATTAACTCATTTCCGGGGTCTTTTAGCTCAGAAAAATGTGATCCGTTTTAAACCATCTCTCTTTCAGCACATGGGTTATTACTCATCATATAAAGGGACTGAGAATAAGCTGAAGGATGATGATTTTGAAGAAGAGTCATTTGACATCCCTGATAACCCTCCTGCAAATCTATATACCAACatgaatgtttttgaaaattatgaagCAAGCAAGGCGTATAGTAGTGTTGATGAGTACTTTTGGGGGAAACCACCTTCAACAGGAGATGTCTTTGTGATTATATTTGAAAAtccaattttaattaaaaaaattaaagtgagtACTGGAACAGAAGATCGACAAAATGACATTTTACATCATGGAGCCCTAGATGTTGGGGATAATGTTGTAGATCTCAAACAAAGTAGACAATGTGTTACTTACTTAAGACTAGGGGAattcaaaaatggaaattttgaaaTGTCAGAGGTGAATCAAAAAATTCCATTTGATATACATTGTATAAGGATATATGTTACCAAAACACAAAAGGAATGGCTGATTATTAGGAGTATTAGCATTTGGACTTCTTAG
- the MGAT4C gene encoding alpha-1,3-mannosyl-glycoprotein 4-beta-N-acetylglucosaminyltransferase C isoform X2: protein MNNIKDRMFKFCQMKHIFEILDKMRCLRKRSTVSFLGVLVIFLLFMNLYIEDSYVLEGDKQLIRETSTHQLNSERYVHTFKDLSNFSGAINVTYRYLAATPLQRKRFLTIGLSSVKRKKGNYLLETIKSIFEQSSYEELKEISVVVHLADFNSSWRDVMVQDITQKFAHHIIAGRLIVIHAPEEYYPILDGLKRNYNDPEDRVRFRSKQNVDYAFLLNFCANTSDYYVMLEDDVRCSKNFLTAIKKVITSLEGTYWVTLEFSKLGYIGKLYHSHDLPRLAHFLLMFYQEMPCDWLLTHFRGLLAQKNVIRFKPSLFQHMGYYSSYKGTENKLKDDDFEEESFDIPDNPPANLYTNMNVFENYEASKAYSSVDEYFWGKPPSTGDVFVIIFENPILIKKIKVSTGTEDRQNDILHHGALDVGDNVVDLKQSRQCVTYLRLGEFKNGNFEMSEVNQKIPFDIHCIRIYVTKTQKEWLIIRSISIWTS, encoded by the exons GATAGAAtgtttaaattttgtcaaatgaagcatatttttgaaatacttgATAAAATGAGATGCCTGCGAAAACGTTCCACAGTGTCATTCTTGGGAGTTcttgtcattttccttctctttatgaaCTTGTACATTGAAGACAGCTATGTTCTG GAAGGAGACAAACAACTTATAAGGGAAACATCCACACATCAACTGAATTCAGAACGTTATGTGCATACTTTCAAAGACCTATCTAATTTCTCAGGAGCCATCAATGTCACCTATCGCTACTTAGCTGCCACACCTTTACAAAGAAAGC GGTTTCTTACAATTGGACTTTCATCAGTGAAacgaaaaaaaggaaactatttacTTGAGACAATCAAGTCAATTTTTGAGCAATCCAGCTACGAAGAGCTGAAGGAAATTTCGGTGGTGGTTCACCTAGCGGACTTTAATTCATCCTGGCGTGATGTCATGGTCCAGGATATTACACAGAAATTTGCCCACCATATCATTGCAGGAAGATTAATAGTTATACATGCTCCAGAGGAATATTACCCAATCCTGGATGGCCTTAAAAGAAATTACAATGATCCAGAAGACAGAGTCAGATTTCGTTCCAAGCAAAACGTAGATTATgcttttctgcttaatttttgtgccaatactTCAGACTATTATGTAATGCTTGAAGATGACGTTCGATGTTCAAAAAATTTCTTAACTGCCATCAAGAAAGTCATTACCTCCCTAGAAGGAACCTACTGGGTAACTCTTGAGTTCTCTAAGCTTGGCTACATTGGAAAACTTTATCATTCTCATGATCTCCCACGTTTGGCAcactttttattaatgttttatcaAGAAATGCCTTGTGATTGGCTATTAACTCATTTCCGGGGTCTTTTAGCTCAGAAAAATGTGATCCGTTTTAAACCATCTCTCTTTCAGCACATGGGTTATTACTCATCATATAAAGGGACTGAGAATAAGCTGAAGGATGATGATTTTGAAGAAGAGTCATTTGACATCCCTGATAACCCTCCTGCAAATCTATATACCAACatgaatgtttttgaaaattatgaagCAAGCAAGGCGTATAGTAGTGTTGATGAGTACTTTTGGGGGAAACCACCTTCAACAGGAGATGTCTTTGTGATTATATTTGAAAAtccaattttaattaaaaaaattaaagtgagtACTGGAACAGAAGATCGACAAAATGACATTTTACATCATGGAGCCCTAGATGTTGGGGATAATGTTGTAGATCTCAAACAAAGTAGACAATGTGTTACTTACTTAAGACTAGGGGAattcaaaaatggaaattttgaaaTGTCAGAGGTGAATCAAAAAATTCCATTTGATATACATTGTATAAGGATATATGTTACCAAAACACAAAAGGAATGGCTGATTATTAGGAGTATTAGCATTTGGACTTCTTAG